In Chryseobacterium oranimense, a single window of DNA contains:
- a CDS encoding PorV/PorQ family protein translates to MMKKYFLLAFSLLFGLSQSQIIRKYSNEFLNIGAGARGLAMGGAVISNQDDVYSPMWNPAGLMAIEKDWQGAAMHAEYFESIAKYDYLAYAKVLEEGVFGVSIVRLGVDNILNTTQMIDSEGNIDYDKITKFSQSDYAAILSYAFNPAGNTKLDVGVNAKIVYRNVGKFASGYGFGFDIGAIYKADNGWKFGGMLRDATTTVNFWSINQKELSTVVNGEEFNPAPKDKMELTMPKLNVGASKIFNINSSVYVLPEAGINVDFAKTAALISTDFASITPYLGAELGYQKMIFVRLGVNRFQSITDIEELKRKVSFQPSAGLGIRYRGLTLDYAITNSGIGGSNFYSNFFSLKLDMGAFRND, encoded by the coding sequence ATGATGAAGAAATATTTTTTACTTGCATTTTCACTGCTGTTTGGGCTGTCTCAATCTCAGATCATAAGAAAATACTCCAATGAATTTTTAAATATCGGTGCCGGAGCGAGAGGGCTGGCCATGGGAGGGGCTGTAATTTCCAACCAGGATGATGTGTATTCACCCATGTGGAACCCGGCTGGTTTAATGGCTATTGAAAAAGACTGGCAGGGAGCAGCGATGCACGCAGAATATTTCGAATCCATAGCAAAGTATGATTATCTGGCTTATGCAAAAGTTCTGGAAGAAGGAGTGTTTGGAGTTTCAATCGTAAGGCTGGGGGTAGATAATATCCTGAATACAACTCAAATGATTGATTCTGAAGGTAATATCGATTATGATAAAATTACAAAATTTTCCCAGTCTGATTATGCTGCCATCCTTTCCTATGCCTTTAATCCTGCCGGAAATACTAAACTTGATGTCGGAGTAAATGCCAAAATTGTTTACAGAAATGTCGGGAAATTTGCCAGCGGATATGGTTTTGGTTTTGATATCGGAGCTATTTATAAAGCAGACAACGGATGGAAATTCGGAGGTATGCTGCGTGATGCAACGACTACGGTAAACTTTTGGAGCATTAACCAGAAAGAACTTTCAACAGTGGTAAACGGTGAAGAATTTAACCCGGCACCAAAAGATAAAATGGAACTTACCATGCCTAAGCTGAATGTAGGGGCAAGTAAAATATTCAATATTAACAGCAGCGTTTATGTATTACCGGAAGCCGGGATCAACGTTGATTTTGCTAAAACTGCAGCTTTGATATCAACCGATTTTGCAAGTATTACACCCTACCTTGGTGCTGAACTTGGGTACCAGAAAATGATCTTTGTACGACTTGGGGTGAACAGATTTCAGTCCATTACAGATATTGAAGAGCTTAAAAGAAAAGTTTCTTTCCAGCCGAGTGCCGGTTTGGGGATAAGATATCGCGGACTTACACTTGATTATGCCATTACCAATTCTGGAATCGGGGGATCTAATTTCTATTCTAATTTTTTCTCTCTTAAACTGGATATGGGAGCGTTCAGAAATGATTAA
- a CDS encoding DMT family transporter, with amino-acid sequence MQKLALFRLHLIVFLWGFTAILGKLIHANAQILVFYRMLFAAVFLFVFIRVYKKESIKVSKKIFFQLAGIGCAMALHWYCFFYSIKVSNVSIALSCLSLSTLFASILEPVIFKRKIDISEVVMGVVIVACILLIFKTEFHFKEGILYGILCAVFGTVFSVFNGKMFGKTSSGNIIFYEIFSGWFVLALFYMLTGQIFLVNEINYRDLALICLLASVFTAFPMLESVKLMKYISPFTLILTVNLEPVYGIILAFFIFGESEEMSPIFYVASGVMILAIIANGLMKARKQKNFN; translated from the coding sequence ATGCAAAAATTAGCGCTTTTCAGGCTGCACTTGATTGTTTTTTTATGGGGGTTCACTGCAATTTTGGGAAAACTGATTCATGCCAATGCCCAGATTCTTGTATTTTACAGAATGCTGTTTGCAGCTGTTTTTTTATTTGTCTTTATCAGGGTTTATAAAAAGGAAAGTATTAAAGTATCAAAGAAAATATTTTTTCAGCTTGCAGGAATAGGTTGTGCCATGGCGCTTCACTGGTACTGTTTTTTTTATTCGATTAAAGTATCCAACGTTTCGATAGCATTGAGCTGCTTGTCCCTTTCTACATTATTTGCATCCATACTGGAGCCTGTTATTTTTAAAAGAAAGATTGATATATCAGAAGTCGTGATGGGAGTGGTCATAGTTGCCTGTATCTTATTAATCTTTAAAACCGAATTTCATTTTAAAGAAGGAATCCTATATGGAATACTCTGTGCGGTGTTCGGGACTGTTTTCTCTGTTTTTAACGGCAAAATGTTTGGTAAAACCAGCTCGGGAAACATTATATTCTATGAAATTTTCAGCGGATGGTTTGTTCTTGCCCTATTTTATATGTTAACGGGACAGATTTTTCTGGTCAATGAAATAAACTACAGAGATCTGGCGTTAATATGTCTATTGGCAAGCGTTTTTACCGCTTTTCCAATGCTGGAATCGGTGAAGCTGATGAAGTATATTTCGCCTTTTACTCTAATTTTAACAGTTAATTTAGAACCTGTCTACGGAATTATACTAGCTTTTTTTATCTTTGGAGAATCAGAAGAAATGAGTCCGATATTTTATGTGGCTTCAGGCGTTATGATACTGGCAATCATTGCAAACGGATTAATGAAAGCCAGAAAACAAAAAAACTTTAACTAA
- a CDS encoding AAA family ATPase: MTEKPTIKTLGSLRASGYTSKNIKDELRDNLKAKIRNRESVFEGIFGYENTVIPQLEHAILSRHNINLLGLRGQAKTRLARMMTSLLDEWIPFIAGSEINDDPFHPISRYAKELIEKEGDNTPIEWLHRDERFFEKLATPDVTVADLIGDVDPIKAANLKLSYADDRVIHFGMIPRANRCIFVINELPDLQARIQVSLFNILQEGDVQIRGFKVRMPLDIQFVFTANPEDYTNRGSIVTPLKDRIGSQILTHYPENINIAREITRYESSLDNRQKNGVYVPSLAKDLLEQIGFEARESEYVDSKSGVSARMSITAFENLLSTAERRSLLTGDETTSVRLSDFVGVIPAITGKVELVYEGEQEGAEAVAQLLIDNAIRTLFTSYFPKVEKLEKKNIDGPFSQITDWFLEDEGSLEITDESSDEIYAKSLNSIAPLDQIIEKYQPDTSPEDVLFLKEFILWGLAVNKKLNKERFRTGVFFS; this comes from the coding sequence ATGACTGAAAAGCCAACTATAAAAACATTAGGCTCATTAAGAGCATCAGGATACACTTCAAAAAACATTAAAGACGAGTTAAGAGATAATTTAAAGGCTAAAATTCGTAACAGAGAATCTGTATTTGAAGGGATTTTCGGGTATGAAAATACGGTCATTCCTCAATTAGAGCATGCTATTCTAAGCAGACATAATATTAATTTATTAGGATTGAGAGGTCAGGCAAAAACCAGGCTGGCAAGAATGATGACGTCTTTACTGGACGAATGGATCCCTTTTATTGCAGGAAGTGAGATTAATGATGATCCGTTTCATCCGATTTCCCGCTATGCTAAAGAATTAATTGAAAAGGAAGGCGATAATACTCCTATAGAATGGCTTCACCGTGATGAAAGATTTTTCGAAAAACTGGCAACTCCGGATGTTACTGTTGCCGATCTGATCGGTGATGTGGACCCTATTAAAGCTGCCAATCTTAAACTTTCTTATGCAGACGACCGGGTGATTCATTTTGGAATGATTCCGCGTGCGAACCGCTGTATTTTTGTAATCAATGAATTGCCGGATCTTCAGGCGAGAATCCAGGTTTCTTTATTTAATATTTTGCAGGAAGGAGATGTACAGATTCGTGGATTTAAGGTGAGAATGCCTTTGGATATCCAGTTTGTTTTCACGGCGAATCCGGAAGATTATACTAACAGAGGAAGCATCGTAACTCCTTTGAAAGACCGTATCGGATCACAGATTTTGACCCATTATCCTGAAAATATCAATATTGCAAGAGAAATTACCAGGTATGAATCCAGCTTAGATAATCGTCAGAAAAATGGAGTATATGTTCCTTCTCTGGCGAAAGATCTTTTGGAACAGATTGGTTTTGAAGCTCGTGAAAGCGAATATGTAGATTCAAAAAGTGGAGTGAGTGCCCGTATGAGTATCACTGCTTTTGAAAATTTATTAAGTACGGCAGAACGCAGATCTTTGTTAACGGGAGATGAAACAACATCAGTAAGGTTAAGTGACTTTGTGGGCGTAATTCCTGCAATTACGGGGAAAGTGGAATTAGTATATGAAGGTGAGCAGGAAGGGGCAGAAGCGGTTGCTCAGTTATTAATTGATAATGCGATCAGAACTTTATTCACCTCTTATTTTCCGAAAGTGGAAAAGCTGGAGAAAAAGAATATTGATGGCCCGTTTAGCCAGATAACGGATTGGTTTCTGGAAGACGAGGGTTCTTTGGAAATCACTGATGAATCTTCGGATGAAATCTATGCAAAATCTCTTAACAGTATTGCTCCTCTTGACCAGATCATTGAAAAATATCAACCGGATACATCGCCAGAAGATGTTTTATTCTTAAAAGAATTTATTCTTTGGGGTTTGGCAGTGAATAAAAAGCTCAATAAAGAAAGATTCAGAACGGGAGTGTTCTTTTCTTAG
- a CDS encoding cell wall anchor protein, which produces MKKTLLISGLVLSNLIYAQQATSLAVPDTRDINSLPSAYTQIAKVEFKFRDVVQVPGVGNYSAMFTIAPWVDSSGNKVHQLNFNDGGVFYRNASQADSQWGSWNQLLMADVNGDVKFNDFISGGVNSWIFHTPDDTRRTLHIAPRNTANTDWDWQKSFVINGANGNALLNGKFEAKEVKVTATPTADFVFDEDYKLPQLDEVEKHIKEKKHLPEIASAAQMEKEGVNIGEFQIKLLQKIEELTLYTIEQNKQLKKLQENNDKLAEEIKELKAVTK; this is translated from the coding sequence ATGAAAAAAACATTATTGATTTCTGGGTTGGTATTATCAAACCTAATTTATGCCCAGCAAGCTACAAGTTTAGCAGTACCAGATACTAGAGATATTAACTCTCTTCCATCTGCTTATACCCAGATAGCAAAAGTAGAATTTAAATTTAGAGATGTTGTTCAGGTGCCGGGAGTAGGAAACTATTCTGCAATGTTTACTATAGCACCTTGGGTGGACAGTTCAGGGAATAAAGTACATCAGCTTAACTTTAATGACGGAGGGGTATTCTATAGAAATGCTTCACAAGCAGATAGTCAATGGGGAAGCTGGAATCAGCTATTAATGGCAGATGTTAATGGAGATGTCAAATTTAATGACTTTATTAGTGGTGGAGTTAATTCCTGGATATTCCACACACCGGATGATACCAGAAGGACCTTGCATATTGCACCAAGAAATACAGCTAATACCGACTGGGATTGGCAGAAATCATTTGTAATTAACGGAGCAAACGGGAATGCCTTATTAAATGGGAAATTCGAAGCAAAAGAAGTTAAAGTAACAGCTACCCCAACAGCTGATTTTGTTTTTGATGAAGATTATAAGCTGCCACAATTAGATGAGGTAGAAAAACACATTAAAGAAAAAAAACACCTTCCTGAAATTGCATCAGCAGCACAGATGGAAAAGGAAGGAGTGAATATCGGAGAATTTCAGATTAAGCTCCTCCAGAAAATTGAGGAGCTTACATTATATACCATCGAGCAAAATAAGCAGCTTAAAAAACTTCAGGAAAATAATGATAAGTTAGCAGAAGAAATTAAAGAATTAAAAGCTGTAACAAAGTAA
- the gcvH gene encoding glycine cleavage system protein GcvH, with product MNTPSELKYTKDHEWIKVEGNVATIGITDFAQGELGDIVYVDVDTVDDDLEGGAVFGSVEAVKTVSDLFLPIAGKVIEFNSELEDQPELLNTDPYGNGWIIKLELADGADHSELLTAEEYQAIIG from the coding sequence ATGAATACACCATCAGAATTAAAGTACACTAAAGACCACGAATGGATCAAGGTTGAAGGTAACGTTGCTACCATCGGTATTACAGACTTCGCACAAGGAGAACTTGGCGATATCGTATATGTAGATGTAGATACCGTAGACGATGATCTTGAAGGAGGAGCAGTTTTCGGAAGTGTAGAAGCGGTAAAAACCGTTTCAGATTTATTCTTACCTATCGCTGGAAAAGTTATTGAGTTTAATTCCGAGTTGGAAGATCAGCCTGAGCTTTTAAACACAGATCCTTATGGAAACGGATGGATCATTAAATTAGAGCTTGCTGATGGTGCAGATCACTCAGAACTACTTACCGCAGAAGAATACCAGGCAATCATTGGATAA
- a CDS encoding VWA domain-containing protein produces MKEHIVRGFRFETYKAPELSVFDRLLEIFTDLLTHTSGDFDEAIDWLRMLDEEYQLTTPEYTIDDFIEDLKKKGYIREEVDPNGGNGIRLSAKMEQNIRKQALNQIFGNLGKNGNGNHKTNKSGTGEDTTGEFRNYSFGDPVEKISITESLKNAQINNGIGDFHLTEDDLIVEDSIHQSQMSTVLMIDISHSMILYGEDRITPAKKVAMALAELITTRYPKDTLDIIVFGNDAWPVKIQELPYLQVGPYHTNTVAGLQLAMDILRRKRNTNKQIFMITDGKPSCVRQSDGTYYMNSYGLDEYVVQKCYNMASQARRLHIPITTFMIAQDPYLQQFVSEFTEANQGKAFYTGLNGLGHMIFEDYETNRKKRIR; encoded by the coding sequence ATGAAAGAGCATATTGTGAGAGGGTTCAGATTTGAAACTTACAAGGCGCCGGAATTATCTGTATTTGACCGGTTGCTGGAGATTTTTACAGATTTGTTAACCCATACCTCGGGAGATTTTGATGAAGCAATCGACTGGCTTCGAATGTTGGACGAAGAATACCAACTGACTACTCCGGAATATACTATTGATGATTTTATTGAAGACCTTAAAAAGAAAGGATATATCCGTGAAGAAGTTGACCCTAATGGTGGAAATGGAATTCGCCTGAGTGCGAAAATGGAGCAGAATATTCGTAAACAAGCACTTAATCAAATATTCGGGAACCTTGGGAAAAATGGGAACGGAAATCATAAAACAAATAAAAGCGGGACGGGAGAAGATACAACAGGGGAATTCCGTAATTATAGCTTTGGAGATCCGGTAGAGAAAATTTCTATTACAGAAAGCCTTAAGAATGCCCAGATCAATAATGGAATCGGAGATTTTCACCTTACTGAAGATGATTTAATTGTTGAAGACAGCATCCATCAATCTCAGATGAGTACGGTTTTGATGATCGATATCAGCCATAGTATGATTTTGTATGGAGAAGACCGTATCACTCCGGCCAAAAAAGTGGCAATGGCACTTGCAGAACTGATTACAACACGTTATCCGAAAGATACTTTGGATATTATTGTTTTTGGAAATGATGCATGGCCTGTTAAAATTCAGGAACTACCTTATTTACAGGTTGGACCGTATCATACAAATACAGTTGCCGGACTTCAGCTGGCGATGGATATTTTACGCAGAAAAAGAAATACCAATAAACAGATTTTCATGATTACCGATGGGAAACCAAGCTGTGTTCGTCAGTCGGATGGTACTTACTACATGAATTCCTATGGTTTAGATGAATACGTTGTTCAGAAATGTTATAATATGGCATCTCAGGCCAGAAGATTGCATATTCCGATTACTACTTTCATGATTGCACAGGACCCATATTTACAGCAATTTGTGAGTGAATTTACAGAAGCTAATCAAGGGAAGGCTTTTTACACGGGACTTAATGGTTTAGGTCATATGATTTTTGAAGATTATGAGACTAACCGTAAGAAAAGAATTCGCTAA
- a CDS encoding VanZ family protein, whose protein sequence is MPIYWAFLTYMLLKPGEENHEYWFMFNGIDKVLHVSIFAMLGFSFIATFPKIKFSYFFQIILIYAFLTEILQEEMGLGRSMETLDIVADIIGCLVGYSIYKALIKRFF, encoded by the coding sequence TTGCCCATTTATTGGGCATTTCTTACTTATATGCTTCTCAAGCCCGGTGAAGAAAACCATGAATATTGGTTTATGTTCAATGGTATCGACAAAGTTTTGCATGTGAGCATATTTGCAATGCTGGGGTTCTCCTTCATTGCCACCTTTCCAAAAATCAAATTTTCATATTTTTTCCAGATCATACTTATATATGCCTTCCTTACTGAAATTCTTCAGGAAGAAATGGGCTTAGGAAGATCAATGGAAACTTTAGATATCGTGGCAGATATTATAGGATGCCTGGTCGGATACTCCATATATAAAGCACTCATCAAACGATTTTTCTAA
- a CDS encoding GNAT family N-acetyltransferase — translation MRLNVNIRIKTDRLIMKPVDEAYIDDINECFTAEITKYMPFNPTGNRNDILNFVNTSKESLLKNTDLVMTVLDLNEKFIGCCGIHNITAESLELGLWLRKDRQGMGLGTEIITSLIEFSENNFTFQYILYPVDEENTASRKIPEKLGFSPYKKYQKNKGLSSYLNIIEYRKYYSE, via the coding sequence ATGAGACTAAACGTAAACATCAGAATCAAAACAGACCGGTTAATAATGAAACCTGTGGATGAAGCATATATTGATGATATTAACGAATGTTTCACTGCAGAAATTACAAAGTATATGCCCTTTAACCCGACAGGAAATAGAAATGACATCCTGAATTTTGTAAATACATCCAAAGAATCTCTATTAAAGAATACTGATCTGGTAATGACCGTTCTTGATTTAAATGAAAAATTTATCGGATGCTGCGGAATTCATAATATAACGGCAGAGTCTCTGGAACTTGGACTTTGGTTAAGAAAAGATAGGCAGGGTATGGGATTAGGTACTGAAATTATTACCAGCCTGATTGAATTCTCGGAAAATAATTTTACCTTTCAATATATTCTCTATCCCGTTGATGAAGAAAATACAGCAAGTAGAAAAATTCCTGAAAAGTTAGGGTTCAGTCCTTATAAAAAATACCAGAAAAATAAAGGGCTATCTTCCTATCTGAATATAATAGAGTACAGAAAATACTATTCTGAGTAA
- a CDS encoding acyl-CoA carboxylase subunit beta codes for MDLEFNKREDQNRLKLSDINQLLAEIKKGGGEKRLQKLRDEGKMTARERIEYLLDKGSDFIEIGAFAGYEMYEEHGGCPSGGVVVVMGYVSGRQCIVVANDASVKAGAWFPITGKKNLRAQEISMENKLPIIYLVDSAGVYLPMQDEIFPDKEHFGRIFRNNAKMSSMGIIQISAVMGSCVAGGAYLPIMSDEAMIVDKTGSIFLAGSYLVKAAIGESIDNETLGGATTHCSISGVTDYKAKDDKDALDRIKNIMKSLGSTEKAGFDRIESFPPKENPDNIFGIIPVSRAEQYDTYEIIKCLVDNSEYEEYKPDYGKSIICATARIDGWSVGIVANQRKLVKSGKGEMQFGGVIYSDSADKSTRFIANCNQRKIPLIFLQDVTGFMVGSKSEHGGIIKDGAKMVNAVSNSVVPKFTIITGNSYGAGNYAMCGKAYDPRLIVAWPWADLAVMGGSQAAKVLVQIQESTLKKQGKEISEEEHNEILDTITKRYQKQTEATYAAARLWTDAIINPTDTRKWISMGIEAANHSPITEKFNLGVIQV; via the coding sequence ATGGACCTTGAATTTAATAAACGGGAAGATCAAAATAGATTAAAATTATCTGATATCAATCAATTGCTCGCTGAAATAAAAAAAGGAGGCGGAGAAAAGAGGCTTCAAAAGCTTCGTGATGAGGGAAAAATGACAGCCAGAGAAAGAATTGAATATCTTCTCGATAAAGGTTCAGATTTTATAGAAATCGGTGCATTTGCAGGTTATGAAATGTATGAAGAGCATGGAGGATGTCCTAGCGGCGGGGTTGTAGTAGTGATGGGCTACGTTTCGGGCAGACAATGTATTGTTGTTGCCAATGATGCCTCCGTAAAAGCCGGAGCCTGGTTTCCCATTACCGGAAAAAAGAACCTGAGAGCACAGGAAATTTCAATGGAGAATAAACTTCCTATCATTTATCTGGTAGACTCTGCAGGGGTTTATCTTCCAATGCAGGATGAAATTTTCCCTGATAAAGAGCATTTCGGCCGAATTTTCAGAAACAATGCCAAGATGAGCTCTATGGGAATCATCCAGATTTCAGCAGTTATGGGAAGTTGTGTTGCCGGAGGTGCTTATCTTCCGATCATGAGCGACGAAGCTATGATTGTTGACAAAACAGGTTCTATTTTCCTTGCCGGAAGCTATCTTGTAAAAGCAGCTATCGGAGAAAGTATTGATAATGAAACGCTGGGAGGAGCTACTACGCACTGCTCTATTTCAGGCGTTACTGATTATAAGGCTAAAGATGATAAAGATGCTCTGGACAGAATCAAAAATATAATGAAGTCTCTTGGAAGCACTGAAAAAGCAGGATTCGACAGAATAGAAAGTTTTCCACCAAAAGAAAATCCGGACAACATTTTTGGAATTATCCCTGTTTCCAGAGCAGAGCAGTATGATACCTATGAAATCATTAAATGCCTTGTAGATAATTCAGAATATGAAGAATATAAACCTGACTATGGAAAAAGCATCATCTGCGCTACAGCCAGGATTGACGGCTGGTCTGTGGGAATTGTAGCTAACCAAAGAAAGCTTGTGAAAAGCGGTAAAGGCGAAATGCAGTTTGGAGGAGTAATTTATTCGGATTCAGCTGATAAATCAACAAGGTTTATTGCCAACTGTAACCAGAGAAAGATTCCTTTGATATTCCTTCAGGACGTTACAGGATTTATGGTAGGTTCAAAATCCGAGCATGGCGGTATTATTAAAGATGGAGCTAAAATGGTAAACGCCGTTTCAAATTCTGTAGTTCCAAAGTTCACGATTATCACAGGAAACTCATACGGAGCCGGAAATTATGCCATGTGTGGCAAAGCTTATGATCCAAGATTAATTGTGGCATGGCCATGGGCAGATCTTGCCGTAATGGGTGGCTCGCAGGCAGCAAAAGTTTTGGTTCAAATTCAGGAATCTACTTTGAAAAAACAAGGTAAAGAAATCTCTGAGGAAGAACACAATGAGATCTTAGATACCATTACCAAAAGATATCAGAAGCAGACAGAAGCTACTTATGCCGCTGCAAGACTTTGGACAGATGCGATCATCAATCCTACAGATACAAGAAAATGGATTTCTATGGGTATTGAAGCTGCCAATCACTCTCCTATTACTGAAAAATTTAATCTGGGAGTTATCCAGGTTTAA